The genomic window GCAATCGGTGATGCATTAGCGGTTGCCGCGAGCCAGTTGCGCGGGTTCACCCGTGATGACTTTCTGCGCCACCACCCCGCAGGTCTTTTGGGAAGGCAGATGATCCCCGTCGCCAATCTTATGCGGCAAGGAGACGATCTGCCGACGGTGCAGACCAAGACCAAGTTGATCGATCTTCTCACCGTTATGTCAGCCAAGCGCATGGGGGCAGCCTGCGTAGTTGGAGAAGACGGTCATCTTCTGGGTCTGGTGGTTGATGGCGATGTGCGAAGGCACCTCCAATGGAGCATGGACCTGTCGAGGGTGACGGCTGGCGACATCATGCAGACCGATCCGCAAACGGTGTGCGATGGAGCGCTTTTGGGCGACGTTCTTTCCGCGCGTGCCCAGGCGAAGCGCGCGTGGCTGGTCCTGCCTGTGATCGACAATGCCGGACGGCTCAACGGCATGATCCATGCGCAGGATATTTTGGACTAAGACATGAAAATCGTTGCCTTTATCCCTGCCAAAGGTGAGAGCACCCGCGTGCCGGGGAAAAACCGCGCGATTTTGGACGGTGAGCATCTCTTCAAACGCAAGCTGCGACAGGCTCTGGACTGCCCGCTCATCTCTGAAGTGTGTCTTGATAGCGAGGATGAAACGCTCGCTTCTTTGGCCGATGATTTGCCTGTGACATGGCTGAAACGCCCCGTAGAGCTGGCAAGCAATGCAACCGATGGACACGCGATGTTTGCATGGGAGTGCCGCCAGAGGCCTGACGCCGACATTTACGTCCAATTGCTGTGCACCGCGCCTTTTGTAACCGCTGACACCATTAGCCGCGCTCTCACGGCTCTGATCGAAAACCCTGACGCCGACAGCCTTGTGGGAATTGCACGCGACAAACAATATTGCTGGGCGGGTGGAAAGCCTCAGTATCTCGATGCCGAGGGCCGCGTCCCGAACAGTATCGATCTGCCCGATACGCAGACGGAGGCGATGAGCCTTTATATGGTGCGCAGGGGCAAGAATAGCGCGCCGCCGACCAAGCGGTTTGGCACCTCGCCCATTCTTTTTGAGCTTGATAGAATCGAGCAGGTCGACATCGACACTCCTGCCGATTTCGCTTTTGCTGAAACCATCGCCGCTGGACAGCGCGCGGGCGAAGTTGCGCGCTTTCGGTCGATGATGGGTGTGCTCTCTTCGAGCGTTCTTGCCGATATCACAAAGGAATTGGGCATAGCGGCGGTGCTGCCTGCTCATATTCGTCCAACGACCGGCGGTAGGATGATGGGGCGCGCCAAAACCTTGCAACTGGGCGAGGTCGCCCCTGATGCGCCAAAGGATGCGTGGAAGGGTATTTACGACGCGCTCCAGTCCTATGATTTTGTTCGTCAGGGCGATGTGATCATGGTCGCCAATGAAGTGCCAACACGCGCGTATTTCGGTGATCTCAATGCATCGCTTGCGATCAGGTCCGGCGCGGCGGGGGCCGTAATCGATGGCGTCACCCGCGATACCGAGGACGTGCGCCGCCTCGGCCTGCCGGTCTATGCGCGCGCAAGCCATTGCAACGATATCAAGTTTGAAGGCACGCTGAAGTCGATGAACACGCCCATTCAAATCGGCGATGTTTCTATCGCCAACGGAGACGTGGTCTTTGCCGATGAAGACGGGGTGGTGGTCGTCCCGCAAGGGCGTTGGAGCGAAGTTGAAGAACGAGCTTGGCAAGTGCTCGAAACAGAGGCCCGCATCCGTCTAAGCGCGGCGCGCGGCGATGATGTGCAGCGCATCCTTTCCACTCATGGCGCTTTTTAGGAAGGCTCGATGAAGCACGTCTGCATCGACAATCTCACCATTGGCAATGATTTGCCGTTTACCCTGATCGCTGGACCGTGCGCGATGGAGAGCCGCGCTCACGCGCTCGAAATGGCTTCGGGTCTTCACGAAATATGTGAGGTGCTTGGCCTTGGTTTGATCTACAAATCGTCCTTCGACAAAGGCAATCGAACAGATGTCAATGCGCCGCGCGGCATTGGCCTTGCTAAGGCTCTGGAAGTGTTTGCAGAGGTGCGCGAGACGTTTGGCTGCCCGGTGATAACCGACGTGCATGAACCAACTCAATGCAAAGCCGTGGCGGAAGTGGTCGATGTTTTGCAAATTCCCGCATTTCTTTGCCGTCAAACCGACCTTCTTCTCGCAGCAGGCAAAACCGGGCGTACCATCAATGTCAAAAAGGGGCAGTTTTTGGCGCCATGGGATATGACCAATGTTGCCGCCAAAATCGCCAGTACGGGAAATGAGAATATCCTCCTTTGTGAGCGGGGGACCAGTTTCGGATACAATACACTCGTCAACGATATGCGCAGCCTGCCGATCATGGCCGAAACCGGCTATCCGGTGGTGTTCGATGCGACCCATTCGGTCCAACAACCCGGAGGCCAAGGCACGTCCTCGGGTGGTCAGCGCGAATTTGTCGCGCCCCTTGCACGCGCTGCTTTGGCAGTCGGAGTAGCAGCTGTTTTTATTGAAACGCATCAGGATCCGGATCATGCGCCAAGCGATGGGCCAAACATGGTTCCCTTGGCGAAGATGCGCACTTTGCTGGAAAATCTGATGCCTTTTGACGCCGTTGCAAAATCGCTTTCTTGAACGCACGCGAGGCGAATTTTCTGCGACCGAACGTGAATACACTGCAAACGTCGTAATTGACGCTCGATTGCGCGATGAGACAGTGTATGGCTTGTGGAAGGGAAAGTTGCACGGGGCATTCAAGTGAAGCGAGTATTGGCTTGGGTTAAAAGACATCCGATCATCACGGGGGTGCTCGCGCTCATCGTTCTGGCGATCTTTGTCGCGATCTTTTCGTCGGGCGAGCGCGACTATGAATATGTTGAGGAAGAGGCGAGCCTTGGCGAAGTATCGCGTGTAGTCTCTGCCAGCGGCACTTTGCGCGCGCTCAATACAATCAACGTCGGCGCAGAAGTTTCCGGACAGATCACGCAAGTATACGTCGATTTCAATTCGCCTGTGACCGCCGGCCAATTGCTTGCCGAAATTGATGCAACCCGTCCGCGTGCCCGCGTGACACAGGCGCGCGCTCAGGTCGATCTCGCCCGCGCAAGTCTCGCACAGGCACAGGCCTCGATCGCTCGCTCTCGAACCGATGTCGATGTGCAGACTCGCGAATTTGAACGGCGCAAGGACCTGGCTCAGAAAGGCTTTGTATCGACTGCCGGGCTTGATCAGGCGGAAAATGCACTAGTTGCGGCCAAAGCCAATTTGAGCAGCGCGCAAGCTCAGGCACAAAGCGCACGGGCACAGATTGCGCAAAGCATGGCGGAATTGGAATCCGCGCGCCTTGATCTCTCGCGCACCCGCATCATCGCGCCTACCAGCGGGGTGGTGATTGATAAGCTGGTGGAGCCGGGAACCACGGTTGCTGCCAATTTCCAGACACCCAACCTTTTCACCATCGCTGCCGACACAAGCCGGATGCAGGTAGAAGCATCGGTTGACGAAGCCGACATTGGCCAGGTGCGCGAAGGACAAACCGTGCGCTTCACCGTGGACAGCTATCCCGACGCAGATTTCGAAGCATCGGTCCAACAAATCCGCCAGTCCGCGACGCAAAGCGGCAATGCGGTGAGCTATCTCGTTATCCTTGATGTCGACAATTCCGACGGGCGTTTGCTCACCGGCATGACCGCCAACGTTGAGATCATAACCGGGACGAAGGCAAACGTCCTTCGCGTGCCAGTCGCCGCGACCCGCTTCTTGCCGCGCGAAGAAGATCGCGGCGAGCAGCCTGAGGATGAGGCCGAGGAGAAGCCGGGTGAAGGCAAGCAGACTTATGTTTGGGTGCCGGGTGACGATCCTTACACGCCAAGGCGGATTGCCGTTGAAACGGGCCTTGAGGGCGAGGATTATATCGAGATCACTGGAGGCCTTGAGCCGGGGCAAAATGTTCTTGTGCGCTCCAGATCCCTGCGCGGTGATGGTTCGGGCGAGGGCTCTTGAGAGACGGCTATGGCTATTCCTGCAATGCCTCTTAATACGACGCCTTTTACTGGCACCGATCAGCCGCTTATTCAGACCCGTAGCCTCGTGAAAAGCTACAATCTGGGCGGTGAGACGATCCATGCGGTGAACGGTGTTTCGCTGTCCATCGCCAAAGGCGAATATGTCGCGATCATGGGGACGAGTGGCTCTGGCAAATCGACTTTTATGAATATGATCGGGTGCCTTGATGTCCCGACGTCGGGTCAGGTGTTGATCGATGGAACCCCGACCGCATCCATGTCGAGCGATGACCTTGCGACCTTGCGCAATGAGAAGATCGGTTTTGTGTTTCAGCAGTTCAACCTGCTCGCTCGCACCTCTTCCATCGACAATGTCGCCGTTCCGCTCATCTATGCGGGTGTGGACAAGGCAGAGCGCCGCGAAAGGGCGACGGCCAAGCTCATCGACATGGGGTTGGGGGAACGCCTCCTTAACACACCTGCCAAGCTTTCCGGTGGTCAGCAACAACGCGTCGCCATCGCAAGAGCGCTTGTCACAGAGCCTTTGGTACTGCTCGCGGATGAGCCGACTGGCGCACTCGACACCCGCACAAGCGAAGAGATCATGGAAATCTTCGAGACGCTTAACGCAGATGGCATCACTG from Erythrobacter sp. SCSIO 43205 includes these protein-coding regions:
- the kdsA gene encoding 3-deoxy-8-phosphooctulonate synthase, with protein sequence MKHVCIDNLTIGNDLPFTLIAGPCAMESRAHALEMASGLHEICEVLGLGLIYKSSFDKGNRTDVNAPRGIGLAKALEVFAEVRETFGCPVITDVHEPTQCKAVAEVVDVLQIPAFLCRQTDLLLAAGKTGRTINVKKGQFLAPWDMTNVAAKIASTGNENILLCERGTSFGYNTLVNDMRSLPIMAETGYPVVFDATHSVQQPGGQGTSSGGQREFVAPLARAALAVGVAAVFIETHQDPDHAPSDGPNMVPLAKMRTLLENLMPFDAVAKSLS
- a CDS encoding efflux RND transporter periplasmic adaptor subunit, with the translated sequence MAWVKRHPIITGVLALIVLAIFVAIFSSGERDYEYVEEEASLGEVSRVVSASGTLRALNTINVGAEVSGQITQVYVDFNSPVTAGQLLAEIDATRPRARVTQARAQVDLARASLAQAQASIARSRTDVDVQTREFERRKDLAQKGFVSTAGLDQAENALVAAKANLSSAQAQAQSARAQIAQSMAELESARLDLSRTRIIAPTSGVVIDKLVEPGTTVAANFQTPNLFTIAADTSRMQVEASVDEADIGQVREGQTVRFTVDSYPDADFEASVQQIRQSATQSGNAVSYLVILDVDNSDGRLLTGMTANVEIITGTKANVLRVPVAATRFLPREEDRGEQPEDEAEEKPGEGKQTYVWVPGDDPYTPRRIAVETGLEGEDYIEITGGLEPGQNVLVRSRSLRGDGSGEGS
- a CDS encoding ABC transporter ATP-binding protein → MAIPAMPLNTTPFTGTDQPLIQTRSLVKSYNLGGETIHAVNGVSLSIAKGEYVAIMGTSGSGKSTFMNMIGCLDVPTSGQVLIDGTPTASMSSDDLATLRNEKIGFVFQQFNLLARTSSIDNVAVPLIYAGVDKAERRERATAKLIDMGLGERLLNTPAKLSGGQQQRVAIARALVTEPLVLLADEPTGALDTRTSEEIMEIFETLNADGITVIIVTHEDEIADHAKRRIEFRDGKVVEDRAVEGRTIARATTQAESA
- a CDS encoding cytidylyltransferase domain-containing protein; the protein is MKIVAFIPAKGESTRVPGKNRAILDGEHLFKRKLRQALDCPLISEVCLDSEDETLASLADDLPVTWLKRPVELASNATDGHAMFAWECRQRPDADIYVQLLCTAPFVTADTISRALTALIENPDADSLVGIARDKQYCWAGGKPQYLDAEGRVPNSIDLPDTQTEAMSLYMVRRGKNSAPPTKRFGTSPILFELDRIEQVDIDTPADFAFAETIAAGQRAGEVARFRSMMGVLSSSVLADITKELGIAAVLPAHIRPTTGGRMMGRAKTLQLGEVAPDAPKDAWKGIYDALQSYDFVRQGDVIMVANEVPTRAYFGDLNASLAIRSGAAGAVIDGVTRDTEDVRRLGLPVYARASHCNDIKFEGTLKSMNTPIQIGDVSIANGDVVFADEDGVVVVPQGRWSEVEERAWQVLETEARIRLSAARGDDVQRILSTHGAF